A stretch of DNA from candidate division Zixibacteria bacterium HGW-Zixibacteria-1:
AGCAGATTCCGACCCTCCAGATAAGCCTCTCCGGATGTTATGGTATAGCTGGGATGACCCGCCAAGGCGTTGGCCAGCGATGACTTGCCGGAACCGTTCGGTCCCATAATGGCGTGCTTTTCACCCCGCTTGATCTCAAGAGAAACCCCTTTAACAACTTCCTTACCCTCGATTTCAACATGGATATCATGAAATGAAAATATTGTCTCATTGTTTTTCATAATTAACCTCTATTAATACCTGATAAATATTATCCTGTTTATATATGAAGTTTTCCCATATGGTTATAGTTCAAAAAATTAGGCTGTCTCTTTTTGTTGGGGAAGTGGTTCCCTGGATTCGGGGAAATCCAATTTTCCATTGGCCAAATCTGCCAAAGTGACCTTTCCCAGAATACCATCTATAAAGCGGTCAAATGTGCTCCACATATGCCTGACACGGCAATCTTCGTCATGAGCACAAACGTCACTTTCGCCGGCGTAACGCGCGCAGTGATGGTTCCCGAAGAATGGCTCGCCCAAAGCGCCAAAAATTTCTCTCAACGGGATTTGGTCGGCCGGTTTGGATAAAACATAACCCCCATTGCGGCCCCGAACCGCCCTGACAAGCCCGGCCTGTTTCAATATCATTAATAGCTTGCCGGCGTAAGGGATAGAGAGTTTCTCGGTTGAACTGATTTCCGGTATGGTAAGCGGGCCGCCATTGTTTTTTCCCACAAACAGCAGCATACAGCGTAATCCATATTCTTCTAAAGCCGTTACTTTCATTTTTTATGATCCTCTGTTGTTTTTCCTATACCTTTTACAATTACTATACAATAAAGTATGGTAAATTGTTCCCATATAGGACTATTTCTATCAAAATTATCTTCTTTTGCAATATATTAAAACACACAATAAAGTAAACAAAAAAGTAAACAAAAAAACCGGGATTGTTCAGCCACCGCTTCGATATTTGGCAGATGGAATGTTTAACATATTTCAGGGGAATTTTTCGAATCCCGGGATTTTATGAGCGTCGATTCTGTGCTTGACTTTTTCCGGCCGATTGCTGATACTTAAAAATCAGTCAGGAAAAGATTGCATCAAGATATATACATATTTCTTAAACCCAAGCCGGAGTACCGGGCATTCCATCCGGGCATTCTGGTGAGCCCTTTTAAGTACCTCAGGAGGAGCCGCCATGAAGTCGATTCCAGGATTAGCAGTTTTTTTAACAGTCCTGCTTTTGTTCCCGTCTGCATGGGCAATCAGCTTCCGGGCTGACGCATCCCCGCAGGCGGTACCGGACACCATTCAAGTCGGTGTACCCTTCACTGTCGATATATACATGGATAACAATGATGGCTATGATCATATGGGCTATAGCTGGCCGATGCATTTTTATAGCCCGGACCAGAGTATCTCGAATGTTATTCACCGCAATGTTCATGGTTACAGTGCCGACAGTATTCCATATACGTATTCATATTATGACAGTTCGATTCTGATGGTCAATGGTTACGATGTCTATTGGAATGTGATGAATAAATGGTTCGGTTTCAGCTGGGATGGATCCCTCCCGGACACCATCAACCATACCGCAGCGTCGACAAACGGCTGGCCATCCGGCCTGGGAGAACAACTTTACGTTCAATTCGCATTTCAGATTTATGAAACCGGAACCTTCTGTATAGACTCCATCGATCATCCAAATGATATCTATGACTGGTTATTTGAGCCGGAAGGCTCAAATCATCCGTTTAACGGTCCCTATTGCTGGACCATAGTGGCCTGTTACAATGATCAGGATTGCGATGGCATCGACGATGCGATCGACAACTGTCTCGCCCTTGCCAATCCCGGTCAGGAGGATCTGGATCAGGACGGTGTCGGTGACAGCTGTGATAATTGTCCCGGGACCTCAAATGCCGATCAGACTGAAACTGATGGGGATGGTTTGGGGGACGCCTGCGACAACTGCCCGACTGTCGGCAACACCGATCAGTCTGATCTGGATGAGGATAATGTGGGCGATTCCTGTGATAATTGCTTGAATACGGTCAATGCCGACCAGGTAAATTCCGATACTGATGAATTTGGCGATTCCTGTGACAATTGTACTGAGCTGAGCAATCCCGACCAGTCTGACATAGATCAAGACGGTGTTGGTGATACTTGTGACAACTGCCCGTTTGATGTTAATGAGAATCAGCAAAATTCGGATGGTGATGCGCATGGTGATCTGTGTGACAACTGCCCGACTGTTGACAATCCCGACCAGGCCGACTTGGATAACGATTCAATTGGTGATCTCTGCGATGACTGTACGGACCGGGATGGGGACGGGTTGGGAGACCCCGGATATGCCGCAAATGACTGCCCCGATGACAACTGCCCTCAAGTTGCGAATCCGGGACAGCAGGATTTTGACGGGGATGGAAAAGGGGATGAATGTGATATTTGCACGGACACCGATGGAGACGGCTATGGAAATCCGGGCTTCTTCCGCAATACCTGCCCTGAAGACAAGTGTCCCGATGTTTACAATCCCGGGCAGGAAGACAGCGATGTCGACGGTCTCGGCGATGCCTGCGATCCCGGCTATGTTGATTTTTCGGCCGGAATGCGCTGCGGATCGGCGCCTCTGGGTGTCCAGTTTACCGACCTTTCGGTTCCCATGTCGGGGATAACAGAATGGTTCTGGAGTTTTGGCGATGGCGGCAGCAGTACCGAGCAAAATCCTTATCATGAATATACGACAATTGGCGAATTTGATGTCATGTTGAAAATTTCCGATGGCATCAACTATGACTCACTGGTCGTCCCCGGATATATAACTTCGCAGGAAGGGATAACGACCAATTTTGAAGGATTTCCCCATACGGGGAAAGCGCCGCTGACAGTTATGTTCGAACCCATTCTTACCGGTATTGCCAATGCTTATTTCTGGGATTTTGGCGACGGCAATACCAGCACGGAAATGAATCCGGTTCACATCTACACGACGCAGGGTAAATTTAATGTAAAATTGAGAGTCGGATTACAGCTTGACGGCTGCAATCAGGTCGATTCACTTATAAAAAATGAATATATTGTCGTAAGTGATGTGGATGCTCTTTTCAAGGCGACCCCCAGGTCCGGTATATATCCGCTCAGTGTTCAATTTACCGATACCAGCAGCGGCGAGCCGGACGGCTGGCTTTGGAAATTTGGCGATGGAACCACCAGTACTCTTCAGAATCCGATTCATGAATATACCCAGCCGGGACAATATGATGTCTTTCTGTGGGTTCAAAATTCGGCATTTAATGATGCCGACAGCACCATGAAGCTGGGTTATATTACAGTGTTTGATTTGCCTTACACCGACATGCAGGTGGATGGTTATGACTGGGGAGCCCGCCCGGGATTTGATATGTGGGTTGCCGGTCTTTGGACAAATATCGGCTCCAACCCCGCCGATGATGTTGTCCTGAAGATCTTGCCACCACCGGAAATGACTTACTACGGCACACCCTATATTGAACCGGGGTTTCTCTACACCGGCACTTATAGCGGATATTATTTCAGCGGCGATACCATGGTGGTGCCCCTGGATAGTGTCGATCCTTCGGTATGGTATGGCGGATATGTCATAGTATTTGGAAGGCTTTCCGAGTTCGTGCCTATTGGCGATACCATCTACATGGAGGCCTGGCTGACGACATCCAGCTCGGAAGAGGACACTCTTAATAATTATATCTGTTATCCCATTGAGGTCACCGGATCTATTGATCCTAATGATAAGTCGGCCGAACCGGTTGGAAAAAACGATTCTCATGATATTGAGCCGGGCCAGAGAATCACTTACCTGGTCCAGTTCGAGAACAAGAAAGAAGCGACGGCAGATGCCGTCTATGTCCGGGTTGTGGATACCCTGGATCAGGATCTTGACTGGTCTACGCTGGCGTTTGGCGCCATGAGCCACCCGGAACCATGCAAATATGAATTTGATCCCTATACGGGCATTATCACCTGGTTCTGCGACAGTATAATGCTGCCCCCGAATCAGAATCCGCCGGAAGGGGAGGGGTACTTCATCTATTCAGTATCTCCCCGGAAAGATCTCCATGACGGCACGGTTATTTCCAATATGGCGTGGATCCGTTTTGATTATAATGCCTGGCTGCAAGCCCCCGAGGAAGGTCCGGTCATCAGGACCATCATGTCGCCTTTCATTTGCGGCGATGTCGATGCGGATAAAAATGTCAACCTCCTTGATGTCCTTTATTTGATAGTCTATTTTTACAGAGCCGGACCGGAACCGGTGATCCCTCAATCTTCGGATGTCAACAGTGATCATGCTCTAAATATTCTCGATATTGTATATTTGATAAACTACATTTATCGGGCCGGGCCGGCTCCGGTCTGCCCGGTTTATTGGCCGTGATGATTTTCATATGCTCGGCATGAGGTAAATCCTTGTGCCGAGTTTACTTCCCAGTCTTAAATACATTTGGTTTTCCTATTAGACTCGCGGAGTGCTCGAAAAAAGACTTGACAAAAAAGTGGTTTTCCCGGTATATTATTTCTATAAAGGGAATCGGAATAAGGCGAACGCATATTATTTATACACTGAAATTATTTAATTCGTCGGCCCCTACTGAAACAGACATTTTAATTAGTCGGACATTCTTCGGGAGGATTACCCTTTTTATTGTTTGTCATGTGTGTCCAAAATCTAATAAACACCAATATCTCAGGAGGGATGTTATGCGTAATCTGTCCCTGCTTCTGACCCTTGCCTTGGTGCTGCTGCTGGCCGGGCAAGCCGGCGCCATTACCTTTCGCGCCGAGGCATCACCAGAATTATCTCCCGGCGTTGTTCTGGTCGGGACCCCGTTTACCGTCGATCTATACATGGAAAATAATGACGGTATTGATCAAATCGGTTATAGTATGCCGCTGTACTTTTACAGTCCGGATCAGAGTCTTACGAATATCATTCATCGAAATGTGCAGGGCTACAGCGCCGATGATATTCCTTTTGTCACCTCCTATAATGACAGCTCAATTCTTATGCTCAATGGTTATAGCACCTTTTGGAATGCCATGAATAGGTGGTTCGGTTTCAGCTGGGATGGAGTCCTGCCCGATACGATCAATCACACCACCGCTTCCACAACCGGATGGCCGCCCAATATCGGGGAGCAGCTTTTTATCCAGTTTGCCTTTCAGATCAACGAGGCGGGGACATTCTGTATTGATTCATTGAGTCATCCCGACCCTACTTATGACTGGCTTTTTGATCCCCCGGGTGCGAACCAGGCCTTTAACGGCCCATACTGCTGGATAATCGGCTGCACCAATGACTATGACTGTGATGGTATAAATAATGCCCAGGATAATTGTCCCTATGATCACAATCCCACCCAGCAGGATTCGGACGGCGACGATATCGGGGATGTCTGCGATGTCTGTCCCAATGACGCCGACAACGATGCCGATGGCGACGGCGTCTGCGGGGACGTCGATAACTGCCCGACTATCTATAATCCAACTCAGGCGGATTCCGACGGTGACGGGATCGGAAATGATTGTGACAACTGCATTAGCACCTATAATCCCAATCAGGAAAATCCAGATGGCGATCAATTCGGCAGCGCCTGTGACAATTGCCCCCTGGATCCGAATAATAATCAGGCGGATTCCGATTTCGACACCCACGGCGATGTCTGCGACAACTGCCCCGCTGATTACAATCCGACGCAAGCCGATAATGATGCCGATGATATCGGCAACACCTGCGATAATTGCCCGGATGACGCCAATACCAGCCAGACAAATTCCGATAATGATGCTTTCGGCGATGCCTGCGATAACTGTCCGACCATAGATAATGAAAACCAGCAGAACTCCGATTCCGACAGTCATGGCGATCTCTGCGATAACTGCATCAACGTCACCAATGAAAATCAGGCCAATTCCGATGCCGATGCATATGGAAACGCCTGCGACAATTGCCCGACAGTTACCAATCCCGATCAGTCCGATGTGGACACCGACACCGTCGGCGACCTGTGCGACAACTGCCCCGACGATGCCAATCAGAACCAGCAGAATTCGGATGCCGACAGTTATGGCAACGTCTGCGATAACTGCCCCACCGTGGCCAATGAAAACCAGGTCAATTCCGATGCTGATACCTATGGCGATGCCTGCGACAACTGCCCCGATGTCACCAATCAGGACCAGGCCGACGCCGACGGTGACGGTATCGGTGATGCCTGCGATACCTGCCCCAATGATCCCAATAATGATAGCGACGGCGACGGCATCTGCGGCGATGTGGATAACTGCCCGACCGGCTATAATCCGGGCCAGGAAGATGCCGACACAGACGGCCTTGGTGATGTCTGCGACAATTGTCCCAATGCCGGTAACCCCAATCAGGAAAATTGGGATAATGACAGCCATGGCAATGTCTGCGATAACTGTCCGCTGGTCGGCAACGAGGCCCAGCTGAATTCCGACGAAGATACTTTCGGCGATGCCTGTGATAATTGCCCCGATAACACCAACCAGGATCAGGCGGATGCCGATGACGATGAAATCGGCGACGTTTGCGATGCCTGCCCCAGCGATCCCGACAATGATATCGATGAGGATGGGGTTTGCGGCGACGTCGACAACTGCCCGACGACCTCAAACAGCGATCAGGCCGATATCGATGAGGATACGATCGGTGATGCCTGCGACAACTGTCCCGACAATGCCAATACCAGCCAGCAGAATTCTGACGGCGACAGCTTTGGCGATGTCTGCGACAACTGCCCTCAGACAACCAATGGGAATCAGCAGAATTCCGACCTGGACAGTTTTGGCGATGTCTGCGACAACTGCCCCGGTGTCACCAACGAGAATCAGCAGAATTCCGACTCCGACAGCCATGGCGATGTCTGCGACAACTGCCCGACTGCGGCTAATGAGAACCAGTTGAATTCGGACGCGGACAGCTATGGCAACGCCTGCGATAATTGTCCCGCTACGACTAATGAGGACCAGCAAAATTCGGATAATGATTCGCACGGCGATGTCTGCGATAACTGTCCTTATGCGGATAATGAGAATCAATTGAATTCGGATACTGACAGCCACGGCGACGCCTGCGATAATTGCGATTTTGATGCCAATGAGGATCAGGCCGATTCCGATAGTGATGGCATCGGTGATGTCTGCGCCTTTATCTGCGGCGATGTCAATAATAATGGCAGTATAAATTTGCTTGATATTTCTTATCTGATAAACTTCTTATACCGGGGAGGACCGCCGCCGGTGTTTTACCAGGCGGCCGACGTAAACAATTCGCTGACAATTAATATCCTCGATGTCGTCACGCTTATTGCTTATATCTACAGGGGCGGTCCTGAGCCCAATTGCCCGACGGTTTGGCCTTATTGATAGTTAATTCAAGTCTGGCCGGCGGTAATGACCGCCGGCCTTTTTTATTATTGTCTCTTGCGGACCTGATGCCCGCCCCGGATAAAACTTGTTGACAATATTGGATTTAAGTCTATAATACTATATACAGTATGAAATACCTGCCGATAATGGATGTTATGAAGTTGACATACTTGAAGTTTGCACTTTCTTTTCTGATTTCCTTTCTGATATTAGGCGTTATTCCAGCGGCCGCCGCCGATAAATCGCCCGAAGAAGAACTGGCCGAAATACGGCAAAAAATAGCCAGTGAAAATCTCGACTGGACCGCGGACCTGAACCCGGTCGTCCTGCAATATTCTCCCGAGGAAAGAGAGCAGATGCTGGGCCTTAAGTTGCCCGACAACTGGCAGGCTATTTGGGAAGAACATCTTTCCGATGATTTTGTTGTCAAGTCCGCCGAAAGTCTTCCAGCCTATTTCAACTGGGAAGATTCCGGCGTTATAACCGGTGTTCGCAATCAGGGCGGCTGCGGCTCCTGCTGGGATTTCGCGGCCACTGCTGCTCTCGAGGCCAGTTATTTCCGGTTTCGAGGCGTCAATCTCGATCTCTCCGAACAGGCGGTCCTTTCCTGCGCCACTCCCGGCTATGGCTGCGAGGGCTCCTATACCGAAGTTGCGTACAATCATTTTCGTCTGCATGGCGCCATTGCCGAAGCAAATATGCCTTACCTGGCCAATGATGACATCCCCTGCACCCAATACATTTACCCTGACCTGGCAAAAGTCATCAAATGGACCTCGGTGCCATCACCGAGAAATTACCTGAAAACGGCCATAATGACCGCCCCCATTGCCGTTTCATTTCAGGTTTTCAACGACTTTTATTATTATTCGGGGGGGTGCTATTCCAACGGGATGCCGACCGATGAAATCAATCACGCCATTCTGGTCGTCGGCTGGGATGACAATATGTGCCACGGCGAAGGAGCCTGGCGCTGCAAAAACAGCTGGGGAAGCTGGTGGGGGGATGACGGCTTTTTCTGGATAAGATATGATAACTGCAATTTCGGGCAGCAGGCTTTCCTGATTGAGATCGATACGTCCTTTAATATCGCGACCCCGGCCCAACTGCCCCAGGCCGACATGTGCCAGGATTATGGCTTTCAACTGGAAGCGGTCAATGGTGTCCCACCCTATAAATGGGGCGTTATCGGCGGAAATTTTCCTGCCGGCCTGACTCTTGACAGCAGCGGCTTTATTCATGGCCACGCGGGCTCTGCGGGCAGTTTTAATTTCACTATTCATGTCGAAGATTCTGGCATGTTATCGAAGGTTTGGTTTAAAAATGTCGCACTTAATATAGTCGATGCTTTGAATGGTGATGCCGATTGCAGCGGATCTTACAATATTCTGGATATTTCTTTCCTGATAGGTTATTTGTATAAAGAAGGCGAAGAGCCTCAATCGTCGCAGGGTTGTGACTGCAATTGCAGTTCCAATTGCGATATTCTGGATGTTACATTTTTGATAAATTATCTCTATAAGGGCGGCGCCGCCCCCTGCAGTAATTAATCAATAAACAAACTTGAAATAATCCGGTCGGCTGATCCTGATGATCAATCGATCATGTCCGGAAGCAGTACCCAGCAAATAACCCAGTTACCGCTTTCTTCTCGTGATAGGCAGACAATCCCGCCATTTTGAAAGTTTACAATGGCATTGTCGGGATTGCCGCAAAGCAACACCGATGTTATTCTTTTGATATTGGGCAGATGACCCACCAGCATGAGATCATCTTTTATGTCGGAAACCCGCTCGGCCCAGATTTCGGGATCATCCATCGGGCTCAGGTACTCCAGCGCCTTCATGCCGCCGGCCGGCTTAAGATGCTCCATAAAAATCTGCGCCGTTTGCTCGGCTCTGGCCGCTCCGCTGTGGATAATTTGATGCGGTTTGACATTAAGATGTTTTGCGGCATATGAGGCGATCCGTCTGACGTTGCCGATGCCGATGTCGGTCAGCGGACGCGACGAATCTTCTTCCTTTGTTTTGGCCTCGCCATGTTGTATTAGATATAATTTCATACGCCTAATCCTCCATCCTCTCTAATAGAATATATAAATATTGAATATTGTTATCAACTCTAATGACCAAAAATACACAAATTCGCCGATTATTAAGCGACGGCAAGTTGAAAAACTCGAAAAAATCAAAAAAGCCCGGAATTTATGATCTTCCGGGCTTCTAAAGTGCCGTTGACTAGGCCCCGACCACTTCCTCTTCGAGCCGAAAACGACGATATATCCTGGCGTAATGACCTTCCCGCGCGACCAGTTCAAAATGTGTTCCTGATTCGGCAATCATGCCATTTTCCATGACATATATCATGTCGGCCTGCTCGAGAGTGTCCGGGCGATGTGTGACCAGAATGGCGGTCATATCCGGCATCACTTCGTGAAGCCTGTCCCAAAGGGCCGCTTCGGTCCGCGAATCCAGCGCCGAGGTGCAATCGTCGAGAATTAATATTCTCGGTTTCCCAACCAGCGCCCTGGCCAGGGCCAGACGCTGCTTTTGCCCCCCCGAGATCGACATCCCGCGCGTTCCAATCGGCGTTTCGATTCCCTTGGGAAACGTCCCGATCTCTTCTTTCAACTGCGACACCTCGATCGCCCATTCCAGCAGGATATCCGAAATGTCTTTGCGGCCGAAAGTGATGTTGTTGCGAACGGTATCACTGAACAGGACCGGTTCCTGCGGGACATAGCCGATTATACGGCGCAGATCCTCGAGACGGTATTCCCTGAGATCATGACCATCGAGCCTGATGACGCCCCCGGTCGGATCGACCAGGCGCGGGATCATATTGGCCAGCCAGCTCTTTCCAGAACCGACTTTGCCAACCAGAGCCACCGTCTGACCCGCCTTAATATCGAATGACACACCATCGATAATCCTGCGCTCCGAACCGTCAAACGCCAGAGAAATCTTCTCGAAACTGAGATCCCCCTTCGTTTCACCGTTGCAGGGGAGGGTCCCCTTGTCCGCCACCATCGGAGGCACATTTTCAAGTTCCATCAAGCGGTTGATCGAAACCGTCGACTGGCGCGATTTCACCAGAAACTGCCCGATGTCGAACATGGGGAAAATCATATATACGACATAGTATATGAATGCAACCAGTTTCCCCATCGACAGATTTGAGTGTATGGCCATATATCCACCCGACAGAAGGACAATCAGAATTCCAAACTGCCAGATGTACATATATATCGAATCCACAATTGTCGTTGCCTTGATCGAGGAAATCTCGGCATCGCGCCGCTCATGCACCGCTTTGTCGAATTTGCCCTTTTGGGCCTTTTCCTTGACATAGGCCTTGACGACCCGAATGCCGTAAAAACAGGCCTCCATCACATCATTCAGGACCGATATCTTTTTCTGGAGGAAATCGTATCTCTTATCGAGATGCGATGAACTCTTAAAAAAGATCAATATCAGAATCGGCAGCGGTCCAGCCGACAACAGTGTCAGCTTAGGATTGATCGAAACCATCATGGCCAGCGCAAAACTTACCATGATAACCGCCTCATAAAACCTGAATATGCCGGAGCAGGCGAACCACGACAACTTCTCCGCCACATCATCGGTCATACGCGTCACCAGGTCGCCGGTCCGGAACTTGTTAAAAAAGTCCGGCCCTTTATCGGTGATGCCGTTGAAGGCATTTTGCCGAAACAGCCATTCCAGCTTGATATTCATCCAGGCCCGGTGCGACTGCACGAAAGTGTAAAGCATGCTGGCGGCGAATCCGATCCAGATAAGTGCCAGCATGAAGGTCGCCTCCGTCGAGAGGCCCAGCGTCTGGCCGTAATTGTTCAGCCATACCGCCACTTCATTGTCCGATACTTTGCCGCTCTTTACATAATCGACCATGAATTCGATCAGCCTCGGTATCGAAACCTGAAAAGCCGCCTGAACCGGTGTCAGCAGGATAAGGACCGCCAGAACATATTTATAGTCTCTGTAATATTTCCAAAACCATTTTATCTTACTTAGCATTGACAACCACCCCATTTCTGTTTTTGAACTGTAAATGGAACAGTTTTGAATAATAGCCGTTTTTTAAAATCAATTCCGTATGGGTTCCGCGCTCGATAATTTCGCCGCGCCGAATCACCAGAATCTCATCGACATCGAGAATCGTCGAGAGCCGATGCGCTATCACCAGCGAGGTCCGCCCGGCCATAAGTTTCCGGAGCGATTCCTGGATAGTCCGCTCGGTTTCCGGGTCAACCGAACTGGTGGCCTCATCGAGCACCAGCACGTCAGGGTCAACCGCCAGAGCCCGCGCAAACGAAAGCAGCTGCCGTTCGCCCCGGCTGAAATTGGCGCCCTTCTCGGAAACCTCGGTCTCGAAACCCTTGGGCAGCCGCCCGATAAACTGATCGGCCTGCACGGTGGCCGCGGCTGATTTCACGCTCTCTTCGCTGATATTTTCCGATTCCAGCGATATATTGGACTTCACGTCGCCGGGGAAGAGGATTATATCCTGCAGCACCAGCGCAAACCGCCGGCGAAGTTCATCACGGCTGATATTGCGAATATCGATGCCGTCAACCAGAATCCGCCCCTTTTGCGGATCGTATAACCGAAGCAACAGTGATATCACCGTGGACTTGCCGCCGCCGGTAACACCCGCCAGGGCGATCCGTTTGCCGACCGGGATCTCGAAATTGGCATCCTTCAGCGCCCAGTTTTCGTCGCCGGTGTACGAGAACCAGACATTCTCGAACCGGATACTCTTTTCGAGTTTCTTCCACTCGACCGGCTGCGCCGGATCATATATGACCTGCTCGGTTGCGAGCAGCGCGAATACTCGCCTGGCTCCCGCAATGCCCTTCTGAATTGTCGACAACTGCTCCGAAGCGCGCCAGATCGGGTCGAATGTCCGCCAGATCAGGATGATGAACATGCCGATCGTCCCGACCGTTATCG
This window harbors:
- a CDS encoding transcriptional regulator, with the translated sequence MKVTALEEYGLRCMLLFVGKNNGGPLTIPEISSTEKLSIPYAGKLLMILKQAGLVRAVRGRNGGYVLSKPADQIPLREIFGALGEPFFGNHHCARYAGESDVCAHDEDCRVRHMWSTFDRFIDGILGKVTLADLANGKLDFPESREPLPQQKETA
- a CDS encoding antibiotic ABC transporter ATP-binding protein, translating into MIGELYEDEKIKPEEKAIKSRMAFAKLLPLLRVHRHGLLVCLFLLTGGTLLSISWPILLKRALDVNIKDGDFKGLLITVGAIGLIQLTTLTLQYIQRIKLETIGQNIMVDLKRKLFNHILSLDVSFFDKNPVGRLMARVESDTESLRMLFTNTVVLVIGDLILIAGIYSIMFYYSWRLASILIVIVPVVATLMYIFQKITTPRFFEVRKKMAEVTAKLAEFLHGMSIIQIFHRGAYAREQVYRANEAKFKDDVFVNIGVCIFFNTVFFFQYLMIALTLYFGVKWVQSGTITVGTIGMFIILIWRTFDPIWRASEQLSTIQKGIAGARRVFALLATEQVIYDPAQPVEWKKLEKSIRFENVWFSYTGDENWALKDANFEIPVGKRIALAGVTGGGKSTVISLLLRLYDPQKGRILVDGIDIRNISRDELRRRFALVLQDIILFPGDVKSNISLESENISEESVKSAAATVQADQFIGRLPKGFETEVSEKGANFSRGERQLLSFARALAVDPDVLVLDEATSSVDPETERTIQESLRKLMAGRTSLVIAHRLSTILDVDEILVIRRGEIIERGTHTELILKNGYYSKLFHLQFKNRNGVVVNAK
- the sixA gene encoding phosphohistidine phosphatase SixA; translation: MKLYLIQHGEAKTKEEDSSRPLTDIGIGNVRRIASYAAKHLNVKPHQIIHSGAARAEQTAQIFMEHLKPAGGMKALEYLSPMDDPEIWAERVSDIKDDLMLVGHLPNIKRITSVLLCGNPDNAIVNFQNGGIVCLSREESGNWVICWVLLPDMID